The following proteins are co-located in the Cyprinus carpio isolate SPL01 chromosome B19, ASM1834038v1, whole genome shotgun sequence genome:
- the LOC109057538 gene encoding 1-acylglycerol-3-phosphate O-acyltransferase ABHD5, translating to MRTDQEEFLLTQRRSWWISSWLPSWCPTSLSHLIKAENKILKPIKVKFTQGYVPISNGNYIWTLGFNERQSSSDLSASGDQCHHVPLVLLHGFGGGVGLWVKNIPALALEGRPVFALDMLGFGRSSRPTFGRDAKDAEEQFVQALEDWRKAEGLEYMILLGHDLGGYVSTAYALKYPHRLKHLVLVEPWGFAERPNVQEHWVPIWIKVFGAAMNPFNPLGLLRLAGPLGPLLLQLLRSDFKQKYASVFADDTVADYIYHVNAQTASGETAFKNMTIPYAWPQHPMMNRVEMISPSLPITFIYGSRSNIDGQSGKAIQEMRPNSHTEIIVSLISGAGHYVFTDQSDDFNQAVLKICNNVKHNGKDE from the exons ATGAGAACAGATCAAGAGGAATTTCTACTTACACAAAGGAG GTCGTGGTGGATCTCCAGTTGGCTGCCGTCCTGGTGTCCCACCTCACTCTCCCATCTTataaaagcagaaaacaaaatCCTGAAAC CCATCAAAGTGAAGTTTACTCAAGGATATGTTCCCATATCTAACGGCAACTACATATGGACTCTTGGCTTTAATGAAAGACAAAGCTCATCTGACCTCTCAGCCTCTGGGGATCAATGCCATCATGTCCCACTGGTGCTGCTACATGGTTTTGGGGGTGGAGTGGGTCTGTGGGTAAAAAACATACCTGCCCTTGCATTGGAAGGACGGCCCGTGTTTGCACTGGACATGTTGGGTTTTGGACGCAGCAGTCGACCGACGTTCGGCAGAGATGCCAAGGACGCAGAGGAGCAGTTTGTACAAGCCCTGGAGGACTGGAGAAAAGCAGAAGGGTTGGAATATATGATTCTTCTTGGCCATGATCTTGGTGGATATGTGTCTACTGCATATGCCCTAAAATATCCTCACAG ATTGAAGCACTTGGTGTTGGTGGAGCCATGGGGTTTTGCAGAAAGACCAAATGTTCAGGAGCACTGGGTTCCCATCTGGATTAAAGTATTCGGAGCAGCAATGAATCCATTTAACCCTCTTGGTCTGCTTAGGCTGGCAGGCCCACTGG GTCCTTTGTTGCTACAGCTTTTGCGATCAGATTTTAAGCAGAAATATGCTTCTGTATTTGCCGATGACACAGTGGCTGATTACATATACCATGTGAACGCACAAACAGCCAG CGGTGAGACAGcgtttaaaaacatgacaatccCATACGCATGGCCTCAGCACCCCATGATGAATCGTGTGGAGATGATCAGTCCCTCTCTTCCCATTACCTTCATCTACGGATCACGTTCCAACATCGATGGCCAATCAGGAAAAGCCATTCAAGAAATGAGACCCAACTCACACACAGAAATCATAGTAAGTTTGATTTCA GGTGCGGGTCACTACGTATTCACAGACCAATCAGATGACTTCAACCAGGCTGTGCTCAAGATATGCAATAATGTCAAGCACAATGGGAAggatgaatga